Genomic segment of Treponema primitia ZAS-1:
TTTCATATCCGTGGAATCAGACCAGAGCCGGTTCCCTTCTTCCTGGGGGTTTCCCAAGGTGGGCTCAAACTCCGCGGAGAGCCGGTAGTGGTCTATCCCCCGGAACTGGAACACCGCATTGCCGTAAAACTGTTCCCCCCGGCCCCCGGCGCTGAGTACCTGGGTAGTACCGTTGTAGTCCCCGGTATCGTCAAAGTCCGCGCTGCTTTTCAGGGATAGTTCCACTGGGTCCCGGGGTTTGGCGGTACGCAGTAATACTGCGCCGCCTAAGGTGTTGGCCCCTAAAAGGGGCGATGAGTAGCCTTTCTGTATCTCGATGCTTTCCAGGTCCCCGGTAAGGTACCGGGCGGCATCCCCCTCCCCCCGGTAGGTGTTGGCAACCATAATGTCGTCCACGATGATGGGCACGCTGTCGGAACCGAAGCCCCGTACGGTAAAGTTGGAATCGTTCCGCCTGCCGCCGCCGGAGAGCTGTACCCCCGGCACTTGCCGCACCGCTTCCCAGAGGTCCTGGGCGTTGTAGCGTTCCATTTCTTCCCGGGTTACCAGGTTGGGGGAATCCTGGGTTGCTGATACTTCTGCCGGGGGCAGGGTGTATACCGGGATGTCATCGGCTGCTGCTGCTTCAGCAGGGGTTGTGTTGTCTGGGGACGCTTCCTGGGCGCTGCCCCATGGTATGGTGGACAGTATTAGTAACAAGGTAAAAACAAGCCTACTTGACATTGACATCATTTACCCTGGTAACCCTGGGCTTGTCCGCTTTGAGGTAGTCGTTGGGGTGCAGGGGGAGGTCTTGTTGGTATACATATTCTGCTACGGCTTGCCATATGGGATAGGTGTAGGCTTTCTTGTTGCCGGTTGCGGAGGCTTCAAGGAGTACCGGGGCATAGTCCAGATCGTCCATGGCGTCTACCAGATAGTTCAGGGTGGCAATGCGGTAGGAGCGGTTGGGGGCTTCGCCGTTTATTTTGAGACTGTCCGGGACCAGTTCACCCGATGAGTGGGTGGGGTGGTTGGCGTAGTCGATGGAGTAGGATACTTCTTCAGAGACTACTCCCCAGGCGCCGGTGTTGTGGCCGCCGTTGCCGCTGTGGGATACCCCGGCGGCGGCCTGGAAGAGACGGGTTACCTGATCGGCGGTGAGGGTGAGCATGGTAAAGGGTGAGCTGGTAACCACCGGGCCGGCGCTGTTGACTATGCCCTTGATGGTTCCTACGGTTATGGTTCCCTTTCTGAGGGAGCCGCCCCGGGTGTAGCGGCCAACCAGTAATACAAAGTCAATGGGGCCGTAGAGTTCCGGGTGTTCCCGAATGTACCAGTTGAGGCCGTCCGCATAGAGGTTGGCCAGGGCGGTTTCCTTTTTCTGGGTCAGCCGGTCACCGTTGCCCTCTTCGGCAAAGATGAATTCCTCTGCGGCGCTGCCGATAACGAAATTTACATTGTCCAGGTCGACCGGCGCTTTTGCCTCCGGGGTTCCTTTACTCGCATTACTGTGGGGTGAATCCCCCTTGGCATTATGGGCCATGACCCACACAAAGTATTCCTGTCCGTTACTGAGACCGCTGATAACGGCGCTCACGGTTTTGCCTGTCACGGAGAGCCGGAGTGCGGTATCGGGAACCGGCTCTGCCGGCGGGGTGGCGGTATCGCTGTAATAGACCGAATAGGACTTGGCCCAGCTGACGGCGGGCCAGATGAGGGTGAGGCGGCGGTCCCCGCCGATGATTGTGCTGATCACCGCGGCGTTGGGGGGAGCGGCTGCGCCAACCGGGGTTCCGCTTATGGGGGTGGAGAAGCCGGAACGACCGGCGCTGTTTGCCGCCCGGACCCAGAGGTAATAGGGAGAGCCGTTGGTGAGGCCGTTAAGCAGGTATTCTGCGGATACCGCAGTGGTGTCGGCGGCAATCGGGACCAGCCCCTTGTCCGGGCCGGGGTCCAGGCCGGCAAGAGTCTGAGACGGGGGTATCTCGGTTATGCTGTAATACACTTCGTAGGATGCAGCCCCGGCCACGGTGTTCCAGCTCAGGCCAAGCTGTTCATCCCCGCTTTCTACGGCAATAAATTCCGGCGCGGTTTCCGGGGGCGGCAAAGGGGCGGCGCTTTCAAGGATGCTGTAATCCGAAACCCCATGGGGAAACACGGTTCTGACCCACACATTGCAGGCAGTTCCGTTGGTCAGCCCTGTGATAAGGGCGCTGACTAGGCGGCTTTCGTTCACATCGATCAGGGGCCAGCGCTCCGCCGCATCGGGGTCCAAACCGGCGCTGTAGTAAAGCTCGTAGCCTGTGGCGGTGGCAACTTTGGTCCACCGCACTTCAATTTTGCTGTCACCCGGTATAAGGGTAAGCTCATCCGGCGCAGGCCGGGGGATGGCCCCGGTGTCGTCGTCATTCATGAGATCATTTTCACACCCGGCCAAACAGAGCAGTAAAACAAAACTAATGAGGAGTGAGGAAGTAGAAATTCGCAATGATCGTAATGCCAAACATCGTACCTTTCCCACAGTCTTTCTGTCTGCAATCCCCTTGATCATCCCTGATTCCTCCCTCTTCATTCCTACTTCCTCACTCCTCATTCCTATTTCCTCACTCCTAATTACTCATTTCCCTAACTCGTTGGCAGTGCGCTTATTGGCTTAATCCGGTCGGCAACCTGTACCCACTCCGCCCCGGCGGTTTTATAGGCGTCAAGCTTGGCGTCAGGCACATAGATGCTTATGTCTGTATACGCGGTAAAACTCTGTCCCGCACTGGGCGGCGTTTCGGCGTGGATAATCAGCGTTAATGAAGAACAGGTCGTGAAGGCTTCAATGCCGATGGACTGGATACTCGCAGGCAGCTCCAGCCTGGACAGGGAGGGGCAGGACGCAAAGGCGCCTTTGCCCAGGGTTGTCAGCTTCGGTGGCAGGGCGTCCAGGGTAAGGCCCCGGCAACTCTGGAAGGCAAGGGTCCCGATTTCGATGAGTGAATCGGGCAGGGTGAGCTTTCCAATGGAGGAGTAGCTATAAAAGCAGTAATCCGCAATTTTCTCAATCCCCTCGGGGAGGATCAAATCCCCGGCGGCGGAAGGCATGGTCACCAGTGTTTTAAGACCGTCTCTGGTCCTGACAAGGGCGGGGTTTGGGGCTGCGGACCCGAGCTTGAACTGTACGAGGCGGCAGGCAAAAAAGGTTTCGCGGTCAATCTGGTCCGCCAGGGATTCGGGGATTTCCGCCAGGGCCAGGTTTATGCATCCCTGAAAGGCTCCCTTTCCAATGGTTTTAAGGCTTGCAGGCAGGCTGACCGTGCGCAGGGCAGTGCAGTCCCTGAACGCCTGGGCCCCCAGGGTTTCCAGGTTTACCAGAAGCGCCAAATCCGGCGTCAATGCGGTACCTGAAAATGCAAAATCCTCTATGGTTTTAAGGCTTAGGGGGAGTTCCAGGCTGGACAGGGCAGTGCAGCCGATGAACCCGTTGATGGTTTCCAGGCCCGGGCTCAGGCTTACGGCGGTAAGGGCGGTACAGCCCCCAAAAACAGCTTCCGGCAGCCGCTTACCGGGCAGGCCACTGGTGGGCAGTTTGGCGCTTTCCAGGGCGGTGCAGCTTTGGAAGGCCCGGGTTCCCAGGCTGGTCAGGGTAAGGAAAGAAAGGTCCGCTTCCCGCAGCCCGGTACAGTTCGCAAAGGCCCCCTCTCCTATGGCGTTTAAACCTGCGGGTAATGTTATAGAAGGAAAGGGGCATCCCCGGAAAGCACTTTCACCAATGGCCTTCAACTGGCCGGGCAGCTTGAGGTAGTGCAGGGACGAACAGCCGAGAAAAGCGGCGTTCCCGATGGTTTCGATAGCATCGGGCAGAACAAGGGACACCAGATACCGCCCCCTGGCCCAACCCTCAACTTCCGTCAGGCCGGCGAATTTTTTTTCCGCGCCGCCGGTACTCCCCCGCAGGTCCAGGGCCACATAGCGGCTGAGGGCATCGAAGAGGGCCGCAGTATCGCTGCTGCTCAGATCCAGGCCGTTTAGCGTTGCCATATAGGGGGCGTCCGCCGTGTTTTCAGGCTGGGCCGCAAGCCAGGTCTTTAAGTCTGCGGTGGTGGTAAAGACTTTCCCCGGGGTAAACTGATCCGCCGTAATGGTGTAGGCCGCCGGGGTTTCTGTGCCATCATAAATATGGGCAATTTCGCTTTTCCGCAAAAGACTTGGCGCTTCCCCGTCAGGCCCGTCTGTAGCCAAGTCCAGGGCTATGCGGTAGAAACCGCTTCCCAGGTTCAGGGAACCGCTTTTCAGCAGGGTCCCGTCTGCTTCGCGTGTTGCGCCCTGGAGTAAATCTACCAGCGCAACCGGCAGAGGGTCCGTCTCCTCCGGCTCGGCGGCAAGGGTGGTAGCAGCGGCGCTTTGTCCGGTGGGGGTGGCCCCGGTGACCGCATCGTTTTGTTGGGAAGCTCCGGTAACGGCATCCGTATCAGCGCTTTCAGTTTCATCTTCTTCTTCGGCTTCAGCGGCGGCAATTCCCGGCAGGGCATAGACCCGCAGAAACGCAGAAACCGTATCCCCGGGGAAACGAATTGTGTAGCCCAGGGTTCCTTCCCCGGTTTCCAGGGGGTACATTACGATTTGGGCGTTCAGGACTTCCGCCGTCTTCACCGTTACCTGTCCAACGCCCCGCAGTAATGGTAACAGGGGAAGCGCTTCCGCGTCATCCTTACTGTGCCATCCTCGGGCAGCGATATTCCAGGTCCCGGCGGGAAGCTTGATGATGAACCGGGAGGTATTCGCCTCGGCATCCACCGCCTCCATCCCCGCTTCCAGGGGGGTAAAGCGCAACTGGTAGTACTGGCCATCCATATCCGATGGCACCAGGGTCCGCAGGTTCCCCTGGGCCGGCAAATCAACTCCCGCTACCCCGCTTAAATACAGGTACACTGTTCCGTCATTGCCATTCTGTTCAGGACCGAAACCATTCCCGCAGCTCCCAAGCCAGAGCCCCAAAAGCCCAACCAGAATCCCCGTACCAATCATGAACCGCATTCTTTTCATACCACCCACTCCTATTCCCTTATTCCTAATCAGTAACCGTAAAAACCAGTTCCCCGGACCAGGGGACCAGATCAACCCCATACCTGACATAGGCGTTCAGGGTGAGAAAATGGGTTCCCGCAGGGTAATCAACGGCCCGCAGCCGGTAACTGGTATTGGAGCCCTTAAGCAGCCCGTCCACATACCAGGTACATTTTTCATATACCGTGGTGATAAAGCTTCTGTTTTCCTCACCGGACCGGGAAAGCATCAAGGGGCCTTCCAGGTCCGGCAGGGCGGTGTTCCAGAGAATTTCCATGCCGCTTTCGTCTCCGATGGACATATCGACGGTATAGATCTGTTCCCTGCCGTTTTCCGCGATCACCGTATACCGTACCGGATTAGCGGGATCGCTGAAATCCTGTTCCGCACCGGATGCTGGTGATCCGGAAGCCAGGGCAGCCCCCTCGGCCAGGGACAGGCGGGGGCTGAAGAGCCAGGGCGCAGGGGTATTGACGGGCAGGATCACCCGTACCGTATCGTTCTGTACCACCCCAAAGCGGGTCTGATCAAACAGCTCAATGCGGAAGGTAATGCCCGTTTCGTCCCTCAGCAGTTTTATACTTTTCTCCGCACTCCAGGGACCCCTGGCGCTTTCCAGGACCGAGCGGACCCACACATGGTAGGTGGCGCCCCCGGTCAGGCCCCCTGATACGGTGTATTCCCGGTCTGCAGCGGGGTACCCTGAGGCTTCCGCCGCCGGGGCTGTACCGCTTTCATTGTAGACCAGTTCGTAGCTCAGTCCCGAAGGCGCCGCCCCGGCAGTTTCCCAGCGGGCAGTAAAAGCATTCTGCGCCGGAAGGCGTTTCAGGGTAAGGGCGCCAATCTCCGGGGGGGCATCAGCTTCGCTGCTCCCCCCGGAGTCTGAATCGTTTTGACAGCCCGTAAGGGCAAGGAGCGCCAGGTTTGCGAGCAGCAGGAATGAGAAAACCACCGGCTGCCTTTTCCTTGTAATCTTGTTGTCATTTCTCATTTCTACTGCTCCTTTCTCAATTTCCCGTTATGGGTCACTATGCCTGTCCGGGACAGGCAACTTTGCCGTATACCCTGACAAGAGTACACGGCAAAGTTTTAACTTCACCAGATCTTTGTTTTTGTGTAACAACACGGCAGGAGCCGTATTATTACAGCCTTTGGCTTAATCCCAAGTACCACCTAATGTCGCAAAAGAATCGTGTTCCTCTTTTTCTAAACCATCGTAGGATATGTTGTCGGTTGCGGCTACTTTCCCATCACGGTGCGGATACCCGCCTGTTGTTGTGCCCGATACGGCGCTGTTATTCACAAACACTGCAGCGCCCGTAGTGGTAGCTCCGGTAACCGTGTTTTTAGCGCCGTCAGTATCATCTGCACTACCCATAATGATGCCGCCGGTCTTTACAAATTTAGCCTGGCTGTTGACACCTACCCCTCCGCCTGAGACAACGTTAGCACCAGAAGCACTCTTCGTGATTGTGCTATTTCCCACAATTTTCCCGCCGGACATATTGAAGGTTGCCTTGTTATAAACAGCTACGCCGCCGCCGCCGCGTCCACTGCTATTGCCGCTGATTTCACCACCTTTCATGTTGAATATCCCATCATCAACTCTAACACCACCACCACCACTACCATTACCTGTATGGAGATTTCCTGTTATCAAAACCCTTGTATTCATTTCAAGAGTACCTTTGGTTACATCAATCAAAGGCTCATTGTTAGTGGCTGTTCCCGTGTACTTGAACGTAATGTTTGATTTAAGTACAAGCGTAATATTTTCAATCAAAATCCAGGAGGCCGCATTCGGATTTTGAATGACTGCTCTCCCATCATCCGGCCCTTCAATGGTAAGCGTAGAACCGGTGTAAAATTGAAAACCAGCAGTATATTCAGCATTAGCACCACCCCACAACCTTGTTTGCGTACTTATCATTTCCGTACCCGCAGCAAGTTTGAGGGTGTAATTGGTTGGCGTCGACTGGTAATTTGATGCGGTATTGAAATAAACCAGCGCATCGGTCAGGGTTTCGGCGCCGGATACTTTTGTATCGCCCATCCAGATGCCGTATGGACTTGGAGCAGGCGGTTCTATAGTCACCATTTCTTGCGCACTTGCAAAAGATTTGGTATCCCCTGTGGTAAGCGCCTTAAAGCGGACAAGGTAATCCCCCTTGGCCAGTCCTGTAACTTCAGCACCGGTACAGGCAGTCCAGTTTGTTGCAGAGGATAGCTTATACTCCATTGCCGCAGTTGTGCCGGTAATCTTGCCGTCAGTTGCATCGGGCTCCGTTACCTTTACAGTACCTAGCGCAGCAGGAGCCGCAGGCCGTGCGGGCAGATCAATGAACTGGGGTTCACTGTCCCTGGTACCATTGCCAAGCGGGGTGGTATTCGCGCCTCTGACAATGGCAATCCATTGCGATGTAGGTTTTAGTAAACTCGAAATACTTGCGCTATAATTATTAAGAGTACCAGTAAGACTCAAACCGGCCCTGCTACCTGAGAGGTAGGCATCTTCGGTGAAACCGGTGTACTGGAAATAGGTCGTTTGTGTATTCAAAAATCCGTCAAGTGTTTCCTTCTCGTAATTGATAGTGACAGCGGGCGTAGCTTCCCGGGGCCTCAGTACATACCGTGCGGTAAATACCGGGCTGTTTACCAGGCCTGTTTTTACCGCTATGGCCTTCAGGCTCGTTCCCGGCAGCAGGACAATCGGCACCGAAATTTTTGCGCCGGTATATTTAGTGCTCGGCGCCGCCCCGGTGGGGTCCGTGCCGTCCGTGGTGTACCAGATATCCGCACCTTCGGGGGCGCTCAGCTCCACTTCCGGATTTGTAGAATAATACGCGGTATAGGAGGTGCTTTCACCGGTGGCTCCCAGGGGGTTCGCCGTTGGAGGCGCCAGGGCAATGGCAAACTTGGCCGCCGCATTGGACTGAACGGTCAGGGCCGTGGTGCTGGCGGTCAGCGCGTCGGCCGGGATGTTTATAGCCAGCACTGCGGAACTTGCCGCACTGGGGGTTCCCGTGATTGCTATACTGATACTGTTGCCGCCTGCATTAGCATTAGACGCAGCCTTGGCAGCCAAACTACCCGCAGGCATCCCGGTGAACCAGGTGGTCACTACATCACCTTGAAGAATAGCGTCCTTGAAAGTCTCATCGGTCAGGGTAATTTTCACCTCCGCAGCAGCGGGAGCGGCAAGGGCAAGTCCGGCAGTACCGGGGATGCTCACATTCGCCACCGTTGCCTTGGGTACCGGTGTTGTCGTCACCGTAACTGTGGCGGTATCAGACTTGGTGGTATCAAAGGTAGATGTTACCGTGACCGTCACGGTCGCCGCCGTTTCTCCTGCTGCAAGGGTAAGTAGACCGGTGTCAGAAATTGTGGTATCGGTTATGCCGCCGCTCACCGTCCAGGTAACGGTATCCGCTGCCCCGCCAACCGCTGCAACTGCGGCGGCAAACTGTTGGGTTGTTCCTTTCTGTACGGAAACTGTCTTGGGGCTTACCGCAACACTGGTTATACCAGGGACCGTAACCGGCGCCGTCACCGTAACTGCGGCCGTATCGGACTTAGCGGTATCCGCTGTAGAGGCCGCCGTCACCGTCAGACTGGCCGCCGTTTCCCCGCTTGCCACGGTGAGCAGACCGGCGTCCGAAATGGTGGTTTCGGTTATGCCGCCGCTCACCGTCCAGGTAACGGTATCCGCTGCCCCGCCTGAAACTACAACATCCGCCTGAAACTGCCGGGTTGTTCCCTTCTCCACTTCCACCGTGTTCGGGGACACCGTAACGCTGAGAACCGTAGGCTCGCTTGACGGCACGGTTATTGTAACCGCGGCGGTATCGTATTTTCCGGGACTCGCCGTGGAACTTGCCCTGATAGTCAAGGTCGTTAGGGTTTCCTCCGGACTTACGGTCAGTACGCCAAGGCCGGTAATATAAGTACCCTCATCGGCGTCCTCTAAAATTTCCCAGATCACCGATTTTGACACCGTATCATTTTCTGTCTCAACATCTGCGGTTAATTGCTTGGTACTGCCTTTATCCACCGATGTATCCTTCGGGCTTACCGTAACCCGTATAACCCCATTGACCGGCACAGGAGCTATAACGGTAACCGCAGCGCTCCCGGACTTGCCG
This window contains:
- a CDS encoding fibronectin type III domain-containing protein — encoded protein: MKREESGMIKGIADRKTVGKVRCLALRSLRISTSSLLISFVLLLCLAGCENDLMNDDDTGAIPRPAPDELTLIPGDSKIEVRWTKVATATGYELYYSAGLDPDAAERWPLIDVNESRLVSALITGLTNGTACNVWVRTVFPHGVSDYSILESAAPLPPPETAPEFIAVESGDEQLGLSWNTVAGAASYEVYYSITEIPPSQTLAGLDPGPDKGLVPIAADTTAVSAEYLLNGLTNGSPYYLWVRAANSAGRSGFSTPISGTPVGAAAPPNAAVISTIIGGDRRLTLIWPAVSWAKSYSVYYSDTATPPAEPVPDTALRLSVTGKTVSAVISGLSNGQEYFVWVMAHNAKGDSPHSNASKGTPEAKAPVDLDNVNFVIGSAAEEFIFAEEGNGDRLTQKKETALANLYADGLNWYIREHPELYGPIDFVLLVGRYTRGGSLRKGTITVGTIKGIVNSAGPVVTSSPFTMLTLTADQVTRLFQAAAGVSHSGNGGHNTGAWGVVSEEVSYSIDYANHPTHSSGELVPDSLKINGEAPNRSYRIATLNYLVDAMDDLDYAPVLLEASATGNKKAYTYPIWQAVAEYVYQQDLPLHPNDYLKADKPRVTRVNDVNVK
- a CDS encoding leucine-rich repeat domain-containing protein; the protein is MKRMRFMIGTGILVGLLGLWLGSCGNGFGPEQNGNDGTVYLYLSGVAGVDLPAQGNLRTLVPSDMDGQYYQLRFTPLEAGMEAVDAEANTSRFIIKLPAGTWNIAARGWHSKDDAEALPLLPLLRGVGQVTVKTAEVLNAQIVMYPLETGEGTLGYTIRFPGDTVSAFLRVYALPGIAAAEAEEEDETESADTDAVTGASQQNDAVTGATPTGQSAAATTLAAEPEETDPLPVALVDLLQGATREADGTLLKSGSLNLGSGFYRIALDLATDGPDGEAPSLLRKSEIAHIYDGTETPAAYTITADQFTPGKVFTTTADLKTWLAAQPENTADAPYMATLNGLDLSSSDTAALFDALSRYVALDLRGSTGGAEKKFAGLTEVEGWARGRYLVSLVLPDAIETIGNAAFLGCSSLHYLKLPGQLKAIGESAFRGCPFPSITLPAGLNAIGEGAFANCTGLREADLSFLTLTSLGTRAFQSCTALESAKLPTSGLPGKRLPEAVFGGCTALTAVSLSPGLETINGFIGCTALSSLELPLSLKTIEDFAFSGTALTPDLALLVNLETLGAQAFRDCTALRTVSLPASLKTIGKGAFQGCINLALAEIPESLADQIDRETFFACRLVQFKLGSAAPNPALVRTRDGLKTLVTMPSAAGDLILPEGIEKIADYCFYSYSSIGKLTLPDSLIEIGTLAFQSCRGLTLDALPPKLTTLGKGAFASCPSLSRLELPASIQSIGIEAFTTCSSLTLIIHAETPPSAGQSFTAYTDISIYVPDAKLDAYKTAGAEWVQVADRIKPISALPTS
- a CDS encoding fibronectin type III domain-containing protein yields the protein MRNDNKITRKRQPVVFSFLLLANLALLALTGCQNDSDSGGSSEADAPPEIGALTLKRLPAQNAFTARWETAGAAPSGLSYELVYNESGTAPAAEASGYPAADREYTVSGGLTGGATYHVWVRSVLESARGPWSAEKSIKLLRDETGITFRIELFDQTRFGVVQNDTVRVILPVNTPAPWLFSPRLSLAEGAALASGSPASGAEQDFSDPANPVRYTVIAENGREQIYTVDMSIGDESGMEILWNTALPDLEGPLMLSRSGEENRSFITTVYEKCTWYVDGLLKGSNTSYRLRAVDYPAGTHFLTLNAYVRYGVDLVPWSGELVFTVTD
- a CDS encoding FN3 associated domain-containing protein — encoded protein: MKRKSVLKCITGAALLLAPVIGLMLLGCENGSNSPSPAVTSVTVTPAATELEQGTNLQFTAAVVVKGDAANTVTWEIGETTKPGTGITADGLLTVANDEPLGTLTITASSTFDTGKSGSAAVTVIAPVPVNGVIRVTVSPKDTSVDKGSTKQLTADVETENDTVSKSVIWEILEDADEGTYITGLGVLTVSPEETLTTLTIRASSTASPGKYDTAAVTITVPSSEPTVLSVTVSPNTVEVEKGTTRQFQADVVVSGGAADTVTWTVSGGITETTISDAGLLTVASGETAASLTVTAASTADTAKSDTAAVTVTAPVTVPGITSVAVSPKTVSVQKGTTQQFAAAVAAVGGAADTVTWTVSGGITDTTISDTGLLTLAAGETAATVTVTVTSTFDTTKSDTATVTVTTTPVPKATVANVSIPGTAGLALAAPAAAEVKITLTDETFKDAILQGDVVTTWFTGMPAGSLAAKAASNANAGGNSISIAITGTPSAASSAVLAINIPADALTASTTALTVQSNAAAKFAIALAPPTANPLGATGESTSYTAYYSTNPEVELSAPEGADIWYTTDGTDPTGAAPSTKYTGAKISVPIVLLPGTSLKAIAVKTGLVNSPVFTARYVLRPREATPAVTINYEKETLDGFLNTQTTYFQYTGFTEDAYLSGSRAGLSLTGTLNNYSASISSLLKPTSQWIAIVRGANTTPLGNGTRDSEPQFIDLPARPAAPAALGTVKVTEPDATDGKITGTTAAMEYKLSSATNWTACTGAEVTGLAKGDYLVRFKALTTGDTKSFASAQEMVTIEPPAPSPYGIWMGDTKVSGAETLTDALVYFNTASNYQSTPTNYTLKLAAGTEMISTQTRLWGGANAEYTAGFQFYTGSTLTIEGPDDGRAVIQNPNAASWILIENITLVLKSNITFKYTGTATNNEPLIDVTKGTLEMNTRVLITGNLHTGNGSGGGGVRVDDGIFNMKGGEISGNSSGRGGGGVAVYNKATFNMSGGKIVGNSTITKSASGANVVSGGGVGVNSQAKFVKTGGIIMGSADDTDGAKNTVTGATTTGAAVFVNNSAVSGTTTGGYPHRDGKVAATDNISYDGLEKEEHDSFATLGGTWD